In a single window of the Gemmatimonadota bacterium genome:
- a CDS encoding PBP1A family penicillin-binding protein, which translates to MARARPKTETNPGGGAKALLGKLWFPRAYLMGGVFLTAGATGGIWGSWQNICAGDGCPSIARIRTFELEQTSKLLSFDGRQIAEIGYERRSPVSIHAMPEYVPHAVVAIEDKRFYEHGGFDPIGIARAAFGVLTFRNLGGGSTITQQLARNLFDEIGFERRYIRKIKEVQVARDLERSYTKDQILEAYLNEIYMGRGYGFQNAAQNYLGKNVTDLNVAEAALLAAILNVPARFDPFRHPERAKGRRDLVLTRMADEGYLTVDEAERWKRFPLPDTAPSGTVTSVAPYFEEWVRQILHDRFGAEIYRRGLRVFTTLDIDMQRAARASMEEGWAAIEGDSDFKHPHFSAFDTVRAFPGSTPYLQGAFVALDPVTGHVKALIGGRDYQQSQFDRARLAQRQAGSSFKPFVYTAAIASGIPASYVIVDSPVVYPQVSGQDWRPSNFVPEFKGPMTIREGLVNSVNMIAIKLGWEEVGIETVAQTARRMGIRTEIERFPSTTIGAAEVIQLQVVEAYSTYPNLGTKVRPFPIIRVEDSQGNVLWEPQPERTQVLDSLVARIMISMLEDVVVRGTGARAVRVVGGLPSNVRAAGKTGTTNDGTDVWFNGFTPTLVATVWFGMDRPVPIFELGPGKRQATGGGLAGPVWGAFMRRVYIGVEGDEEKGVEAQPPLLPVPEGWPVVSGLNTVLVDRKTGKLASRWCDEANQYLEYYIPGTEPTEFCDRSDRRFRVPRIRR; encoded by the coding sequence ATGGCGAGAGCAAGGCCGAAGACCGAGACGAACCCGGGCGGAGGCGCAAAGGCCCTGCTCGGCAAGCTGTGGTTCCCCCGAGCCTACCTCATGGGTGGTGTCTTCCTGACCGCCGGCGCGACAGGCGGAATCTGGGGCTCCTGGCAGAACATATGCGCCGGCGACGGATGCCCCTCCATCGCTCGGATCCGAACGTTCGAGCTCGAGCAGACGAGCAAGCTGCTCTCGTTCGACGGCCGACAGATCGCCGAGATCGGTTACGAGCGCCGCTCACCGGTCTCGATCCACGCCATGCCCGAGTACGTGCCACACGCGGTGGTCGCGATCGAGGACAAGCGCTTTTACGAGCACGGAGGCTTCGATCCCATCGGCATCGCGCGCGCGGCGTTCGGCGTGCTCACGTTCCGCAACCTCGGTGGCGGCTCCACCATCACGCAGCAGCTCGCGCGCAACCTCTTCGACGAAATCGGCTTCGAACGGCGGTACATTCGCAAGATCAAGGAAGTGCAGGTCGCGCGCGACCTGGAGCGCTCCTATACGAAGGACCAGATCCTGGAGGCGTACCTGAACGAGATCTACATGGGACGCGGGTACGGCTTCCAAAACGCGGCGCAAAACTATCTCGGTAAGAACGTCACCGACCTGAACGTCGCCGAGGCTGCACTACTGGCGGCGATCCTGAACGTGCCTGCGCGTTTCGACCCGTTCCGGCATCCCGAGCGCGCGAAGGGTCGGCGCGACCTCGTGCTGACACGAATGGCCGACGAGGGCTACCTCACGGTGGACGAGGCCGAGCGCTGGAAGCGCTTCCCACTGCCCGATACGGCGCCGTCAGGGACCGTGACGTCCGTCGCACCCTACTTCGAGGAGTGGGTGCGTCAGATCCTGCACGATCGCTTCGGTGCCGAGATCTACCGGAGGGGCCTGCGCGTCTTCACCACGCTCGACATCGACATGCAGCGGGCCGCGCGAGCCTCGATGGAGGAAGGGTGGGCGGCCATCGAGGGGGACAGCGACTTCAAGCACCCCCATTTCTCGGCGTTCGATACCGTGCGGGCCTTCCCGGGCTCGACGCCATACCTGCAGGGCGCTTTCGTCGCTCTCGATCCGGTCACGGGGCACGTGAAAGCGCTGATCGGCGGTCGCGACTACCAGCAGTCCCAGTTCGACCGGGCCCGGCTCGCCCAGCGGCAGGCGGGCTCCTCCTTCAAGCCGTTCGTATACACGGCGGCGATCGCGAGCGGGATTCCGGCGTCGTACGTCATCGTCGACTCGCCGGTGGTATACCCCCAGGTGAGCGGCCAAGACTGGCGGCCCTCGAACTTCGTCCCTGAGTTCAAGGGGCCGATGACGATCCGCGAAGGGCTGGTCAACTCGGTGAACATGATCGCCATCAAGCTCGGCTGGGAAGAAGTGGGCATCGAGACCGTCGCGCAGACCGCGCGCCGTATGGGGATCCGGACCGAGATCGAGCGCTTCCCGTCGACGACGATCGGAGCCGCGGAGGTCATCCAGCTCCAGGTCGTGGAGGCGTATTCCACCTATCCGAACCTCGGGACCAAGGTTCGGCCCTTCCCCATCATTCGCGTCGAGGACTCGCAAGGGAACGTGCTCTGGGAGCCACAACCCGAGCGGACGCAGGTTCTCGACAGCCTCGTCGCGCGGATCATGATCTCGATGCTCGAAGACGTGGTGGTGCGTGGGACAGGAGCCCGGGCTGTTCGGGTCGTAGGCGGTCTTCCTTCCAACGTTCGAGCGGCGGGGAAGACCGGCACGACCAACGACGGCACCGACGTCTGGTTCAATGGCTTCACACCGACTTTGGTCGCGACTGTGTGGTTCGGCATGGACCGCCCGGTCCCGATCTTCGAGTTGGGCCCGGGCAAGCGCCAGGCCACAGGGGGCGGGCTCGCCGGGCCAGTCTGGGGTGCATTCATGCGGCGCGTGTACATCGGCGTCGAGGGCGACGAGGAGAAGGGAGTGGAGGCTCAGCCTCCTCTGCTGCCGGTTCCGGAGGGTTGGCCGGTCGTCTCGGGGCTGAACACCGTTCTCGTAGATCGAAAGACCGGAAAGCTCGCTTCGCGCTGGTGCGACGAAGCGAATCAGTACCTCGAGTACTACATCCCGGGTACGGAGCCCACCGAGTTCTGCGACCGGTCGGACAGGCGCTTCAGGGTTCCTCGAATCCGCCGGTAG